acaaaaacaaaaacaaacttttctCTTCAACCATGGAAGAACAAGGGGAGAATTAGTGAAATAATTGAAATCTTGGGTAAGTCTCAGTTTGGTTTGCTGTTGTCCTCCTGTAGAAGTGaattctttgtttggtttggtttggaccCTCTTTATTGGTTCCTGGCAAGTTGCTTCAATGGGTTAACAGGGCTAGAGTTCCTGGGAGTTTATAGTCACACCTTTCACAGGGAAATCCACATGCAAATGCCAGTCTACACAGCTAGTAATCTGGTGGAACTGTGTCTGAGGAAGTGCTAAAAAATTTGCTACCATGAAAGATTCTGAAAGTCCCactccacaaaaaaaaatgaccaagcaGTGTCAGGCCCAAGTCTGTGTTGGAATGATGGCATAGCAGGACTTAGAATCATGAGTGTTCACATGGGGAGATTTCTGCGGCGCTAACCAGGCCCAGGGTTGTGGTGTAGCACTCATCTTTGGACACACAATACTGAAAAACACTAGTGGTGGGGATGTgaaccctaattgtcatcagttATTCTTAGAGTTCTGCTTAATTTAGCCTTCCTTAATATTCAACTGTTATTCTGCCCCCCTCATATATTAAATGTCAATTCCATGCTTTTGAGATTAAATTTAGGTCCACATAAGTGAATATGTTTGTgccattttcctcatttttttttgagatgggtatCTCACTATGCTGTTGATCAACTAACTTCCTGGGCTCCAGCAGTtttcttgccttggcctcctgagtactTGGGACTGCAGGCATATACTGCATGCccaaatttcatgtttttttgagacagattctcactgtGTTGTCCAGGATGTCCTCAGACTCtgagtaatcctcctgtctcagcatttCTCAAGTGCTGATGACTACTGGCATGAGCCACAACTcctgtttatattaattttttaaattagagaaGTAAAATGTTCTAGGGTGgtcgcactcctttaatcccagcacttgggaggtagaggcaggtggatctctgagtttgaggtcagcctgacctatagatgagttccaggacaaccagggctacacagagaaaccctgtctcaaaaactaaccaaccagccaaatgaataaataataaataaatatgtctattatagaaaatatagttATAAGCAAGAGAAAAACACCTTTCAGTCATATACTGCACATGTAAATATTTAGTTtgcattggtttttttgttttgttgtgtgtgtgtgtgtgcaggggtgggGTACTATCCACTGTGTCTTCCACACTGGCTTGAATTCAGCAGTTCTCCTGCtttagctggaactacaggtatgcaCCAATAGGTCTAGCTCATAAGTCTTCAAATGCATGGGTGAAATTGCCCAGGTATATGTTGTTTCATAGAGTTAATTCATGTGAAAGGCCCCGTATCCAGTAATATACACATCCACTTAAATAATGTGATGGTGTTTGATGGTTTAAAAGCTTGGTGTATttgaagccaggtagtggtggtgcacacctttaatcccaacactcaggagacagagacaagtggatctctgtgagttcaaggctagcctggtctacagagttccaggacaatcagggctatacagagagagagagaccctgtctcaaccacccTCCAAAAAATTTGATGTATTTGGATTCCTATGTAAGATTGAATTGATCGTTATTGTCATAGGTGTTCTAGTGTGTTGTCAGATCACAGTCATGTTGGACTAttaaagtgtttctgtgaacagctttaaaaatattttatttatgtgtatgtgttaatgTATTCCACATGTATGTAGGTACCTGTGGAAGACAGAGCTGTAGTTAGAAGCAGTAGTGAATTGCCTGCCTTGGGTGCTGGAATCTGGAATCcgtctggtcctttgcaagagcagccaaaaCTCTTTCTCTCCAGCGCTTGTGAACAACTTTACATACTGAATCTTCTTTTGAGTTAGTTCGCTGAACATTCTGCTCACAACTTTCAGCTTCATGACATTGCTTTCTAGAAAGCTCAAGTGACTGTTTAGGCCATGACTTTACCTGGTTTGGTGTCCTTAGCAGCTTTGTTTTGCTGTAGTTTGTCTTCTAGTTTTACAGTTGCTTTAATGTGTACTTAAAGCACCCCAGCAAGGCTAAGAACTGTATCCTGACGGAGCCTGGTTTTCTTATTTATACtttgagttgttcagtttctcaccacagtgattttttttcttccttcagtctTGTCCCAaatctctctctgccctcctgaAACAGGATAAAGGCAAGCTGCTCTTTCTTCATGCGCTGGTCTTTCCAGTACTTGATTATACCTCCCTTTCCCACCTGAATGTCCCCAGTTCCTTCAGCTGCTCCTCATGAGACGAATTCATAAAAATACCAGCTTTCATTTTACCAAGAGATACAGAAAATATGGGTAATTCAGACACATACAAGGAGGGGCTAAAACAAGTCCATCTCTCTGCCAATAAACTCCACTCTGCCTGTTTCTacttaaattaactttttttttttttttggttttttggtttctttggtttttttggttttttgagacagggtttctctgtgttgctttggagcctgtcctggaactcactcaggctggcctcgaactcacagagatccacctgcctctgcctccaagtgctgggattaaaggcatgcactgccacctCCCGgcttaaatttacttttttgttttcacaCCTGGGGTCATTCTGTTTTCAaatagtttgctttctttctttctttctttctttctttctttctttctttctttctttctttctagtagTATGATTGGACATACTTCCATGTTCTTGGATATTTCTACAACTTTTGCTTGGAATGCTGTTTCATAGATCATAATACAGCGCTGGGGTATAGCTCACTTGTAGAGTACTTGCCAAGCATTAGCATGTCAGAcccttggttcaatccccagtgagttcaagaacacacacacagaaagagagcaagaacaAATAATGTATTCACCTCTAAGCTCTCTTTTTAGATATAAGGTTGTTTTAACATTTtactagagccgggcggtggtggcgcacgcctttaatcccagcactcgggaggcagaggcaggtggatctctgtgagttcgagaccagcctggtctacaagagctagttccaggacaggctccaaaaccacagagaaaccctgtcccgaaaaaacaaaaaaaacaaaaaacaaaaaaaaacattttactaGAAAAAGCAGGTAGATTTTTGTAAAAAGAGCAGAGCCAGAGGGGTGAGTGCACAGTTGCACTATTTTCTTATGTTTGGATAATGTAGCTCCAGATAGACCTTGTGTGAATGTCAGTAACAGGGTAGATCAGCTTCCAGCTCTACTTGACTTGTCTTGCTGCTGCCCTAGAAATTCAGCCTTGTGCCATCCCAGTCCTCCACATCTTGCACCAAGACCAGGTGCAGTTCTATAGGTATGGCCTGTTCTGGACCTTGGTTCCCTTTCAGCTACAACTTGTCTTCTGCCCATGCAGAGCTGCTGAGGTAGAGGGGTCTCGGGCAACCTGGACAGGGCTCTGTGCTAAGAGTCTATATTGCTTCTGGACTCCCAAACCCTAGCTCGACATAATCTGTGCTTTCTCCCTTTGTTTAGACCTGGGGCTGGGAGCACTCAAGGTGCCTAAAGAGACTGATGAAGGAGGCAGGGCCACTGGGAGTACAAGGAAAGGCAAGCGGCAGCACAGTTCCCCTCAGAACCCGCTCCTGGACTGCAGCCTGTGTGGAAAGGTTTTCAGCAGCGCCAGTTCCCTGAGCAAACACTACCTGACGCACAGCCAGGAGAGGAAACACGTGTGCAAAGTCTGCAGCAAGGCCTTCAAACGCCAGGACCACCTGTATGTCAAATTATATTATACCAGTCAAATTAATTTATACCAGTGAGGAAAACCCTGCCGCTCTTTGCAGACATGACTCTTGTGGTTTATAAGTGTGATCAAttaccaggcatgatggcacactggggaggtggagcagGAGAAGCAAGAGTCCAAGGGCAACCTCAACTTCATATATACCAAGTTTGCGGTCCGCCTGGACtatatgaggaaaaaaaaagaatcaaatgagTTTGGCTAACTTGGTAAAGAGATGCCCCAAGTCCCTGGCAGGTGTCTGAGGACTCTCGGTCTGCAACCCCTgagaattttctaaaattaaaaaaaaaaagcctgtataAAAGCTTAAGAGTGACCATGTGGGGGGGGtattggtacacacctttaattccagcacttgtgagccAGAGaaaggcagacctctgtgagtttgaggccagcctggtctacagattgagttctagtacagctagagctacacagagaaaccctgtcttgaaaaaccagaaaaaaaagaaagcttagaACAATGCCCCCTTGTAGTTAATGTCTTGATAATAACAAGTTTTTGCTATGAGATTCGAGAGTGGGAGGGGATGATGCCTAGCTAAGTTtctgggtggagggaggggctttcTCTTCACCCTCTGGTTCAGCCTCATTTCAGGCAAAGGAGGTAGCTTTCTCCTGGGCCTAGTGCTTAGATCTTCTGAGTCTTCTCCTCACAAGACCATGGATGTTCTTTGTAGAATGTCATTAAAATGTCCCAGCCATATAACACTGGGATTTTCCAAAACTAGACTGTCAGAACCCTGAGGGTAAGGGCTCATTGTTGGCTGTGTCATTGTCCGCAAAGACAGGAGTAGACACGACACACATTAATGTACATTTACACTTGCACAGCTTATTGACCTACTGGCTTTTTGGCTCTAGGAAGGTTTTATTGACTATTGGTAAGCTGATTTCTTGGCTGGAGTTGATGTGGGGGGGCATTTCAGGAAGCTGTCCCCATTGACAGTCTTGTGGTAGTTCCAGACTGGCATCTCCTCAAATGTATTCTGCAGAGCTCTGCTTCTCAGGAATGCTGGTGGAACTATATGAAAGCAAAGGTTAAACATACCTCCAACCCTGTGCGCTTTGTGAACCTCCAAAGTGGTAGATGCTTTAACACATCCCAGCTGTGCCTGGGTCCCCAGAGTTTACCTTTAGAGAACTGCTGTCCCTTGTGATCCCACTTTGGGGAAACCTGATCTGGCTCTTGTGGCTCTTATTTTTCCCCCAGTGTTTCTTAGTGATGAGGGCAGAGAAGTGAATCCCTCCCAGTTGGTTAGACAGAGTAAGGGGCCCAAACAGTTCTGTATCAGTGTTTGGGGCCTGCCTGGTGACCTGCCTTCCATGTCTCACTGCAGGACCGGGCATATGCTCACCCACCAGAAGACCAAGCCCTTTGTGTGCATCGAGCAGGGATGCAGCAAAAGCTACTGTGACTACCGCTCCCTGCGCCGCCACTATGAGGTCCAGCATGGAGTTTGCATCCTGAAGGAGGCCCCACCAGAAGAAGAGGGTTATGGGGACCCTACCCACAATCATGATGTGGCCAACCAGCCTCCACCCAGTGGTCTAAGGTCCCTGGGGCCCCCAGAAGCTAGGTCCCCTGGCTCTGTCTTGCCCAACAGAGACCTCCTTCGCTGTATTGTAAGCAGCATCGTCCACCAGAAGATTCCCTCTCCTGGCCCAGCAGTGGGGCCTTCTGACACTGAAGCAAGGAGCTCAGCCTGTGCCTGCCCCACTTCACTGGGGTCATCATCTTGTACACCAGCCAGTGCCCCAGTGGCCTCAGGAACCCTGGGCTCTGAAGTTCCCGAGGAAACTCATCCTCCACGGAAGGAACCTGCCACTGAAGTTTTCACAGCTGTCCAGTCAAGGGTGTCTGAGAATGATGCCCTTGACCCATCAGAGTCAGAGTTGGAGTCAGAGTCTCCACGGCTTCAACGACCATCCTCCCTGGAGGGCTGGCCAGAGAgcagctccctgcctgcctgcctgcctctcttccGAGGCCACTCAGTTCCCTCAGGATCCCAGCCATCCAGCCACAATTTCCAATGGCTCAGGAACCTGCCTGGCTGTCCCAAGAACAAAGGCAGCAATGTGTTTATGGTTCACAAGCCTCCTCCAGTGCCATCCCGGGAGGGCTCTGAGGGTGGCCCTGGGCCCAGCAGCATCCCCACTACAGTGGAGCCTTCACCCAGTCTGGGCACCAGCCAGGAGGAGCTGCTACCATTACCTCCTGCACTCCTGAAGGCACCTGGTGAGACTTCTAGTGATGTTCGACAGGCAGCTGGGGAAGATGATGGCTGGGCTCCCAAGAAGAGCAAATCTGACTGTGAATCATTCCCATGGCAGAGCCCCACAGAGCTTGGGCTCCAAGACACACAGAACCCAGGTGGACTCCCTTCAGATGCCACACCCCTCTTCCGGCAGCTGTTCATGAAGTCACAGGAGTCTCTGGTTAGCCATGAGCAGATGCAGGTGCTCCAGATGATTGCCAAGTCCCAGCGGATCTTCTCCCACACCCAGATGGCCACAGCCTCAGCCCAGAGACCGGGGCCGGAGAACAAGCAGTCAGCACTGAAGCCATTGCAGGGGCCATGGCCACCACAGGCCCTGCCACCAGTACCCACTGTGGACTCTTTCCAGATAGGCCCTGGGCACTCAGAACCAGAGGGATCCCCAGTCCGCAGGAGGAAGACCATGCCTGCAGTGTCCAGAGAAACATCTCCTGGTGGTCCTAGGCGAGACACAAAAGGAGGACCCAAAGTGGCCTCTGCACCACCATCCCTCACAGGGCCAGTTCTGCACCCCTCCCGGAATCCAGACAGCTCGTCTCTGGCCAAAGGGACCTTGGATCTGGGGGACATTCTCCCCAGTGCAGGCTCACGGCAGTCCCAGTTAGGTGGAGATGAGCCAACTGGAACTCAGCAGGTTGGGAAACAGGGGCAAGGTGAGAATGCCCTGGCTTCAGGGTCCATGAGAGGTGAGAAGGGTCCAGCCTGCCCCCGAGGTGGAGGCTACAGGCTCTTCTCGGGCCACCCTAGGGCCCAGAGATTCTCCGGTTTCCGGAAGGAGAAAGTAAAGATGGATGTGTGCTGTGCAGCTTCACCCAGCCAGGTGGCCATGGCCTCCTTTGCATCGGCTGGGCCTCTGGCAGATCCCCCCCGAGACATGAAGTCCAAGCTGACAATCTTCAACAGAATCCAGGTATTTGTACCCCTCTGTCATGGTCTGTGTTGTGGCAGGGCTTTGTGTATGTCCTTGCATGGATAGCATTGATTAACTGTCCAGGAACTTACCCACGGCAGTGAGTCCttagatgtgatttttttcaggaAAAGCACTGATCATTGTTGTTCACTGAGCTCTCTTCCCTGCTTTCCTTTGCCTCCTACTTCCTCCTAGATTTGCCTCCTTCAACTCTTGAGAGGAGATCAAGGTACAGGCCTCCTCCATTAATTGTTAACTTCATGTGATGGCTGTGCCTTCCATATGCATACAGAACCTGAGTCCTTTGTGACCAAGTGCTTTGGGTACTTAGCTACTCCTCTTAGTGAGAGCAGCATCTTTCCCACCATCTCACAGCTACTACTTTGTAAACATTTACATCTTTGTTAGTCAAATGTTGTTTGGGATTTTATGCTTTAGCAGATTTTGGTTTAGTTGCAGGTTCTGGCACAACTATTACTGTTGGCTCGAACACTTCATCACTCAGAAGATACTCTGCATGCCTTAGCTAGCACCCCAGTCTTTTGGTCCCTTTACCATTATCCTTCCAGCCCTAGGCACTCACAAATCTGTCTTCATGGCTTAACTGCTCTGGGCATTTTATGTCAGTAGAGTCACACATTGTGTGGTGGTTTGTGTCTACCATTGTCTGCTCACAATGATCAAGGTCCATCCATGTGCCAGCATCTCTCagtgcttcattttcttttgtagaaATTAAAagcgctgggtggtggtggcacacgcctttaatcccagcactcgggaggcagaggcaggcagatctttgtgagttgaggCCAACAAacgctagttccaggagaggttccaaagctacagagaaaccctgtctcgaaaaaaaaaaaaaaaaaaagaaattaaaagcaattttaaatacatttatttagagTAAGGACATCAATATGTAGTATTAGCTGGCCtaggacttgctatgtagaccaggctggccttgaactcatagagctcagcctacctctgcctcctgagtgctgggattttaaagaCCTGTGTCACCACACTTGGCACATTGTGTGTGGAGGGATGTGGCTATGATCATGAGCATGCCACAGAGCTCAcgtggaagtcaggggacagcttGTGGAAGCTCgttttctccttctaccgtgCGGGTTGCAAAGattaaactcagatcatcaaACTTGGCAGTAAGCCTCTACTCCTTGAGCTATCTTACTACCCTCCTCCATTCCTTTTTCTGGCTGAGCAATAATAGTCCAGTGGATAGAcaagtcagattttttttcatttttttattgatatttattgagctctacatttttctctgctcccctccctgcctctcccctcccccttcaaccctcccccaaggtccccatgctcccagtttactcaggagatcttgtctttttctactttctagtaGATTAactctatgtaagtctctcttagtgtcctcattgttgtcttaaattctctgggattgtggtttgtaggctggctttccttgctttatgtttaaaaaccacctatgaatgagtacatgtctttctgtgtctgggttacttcactcaaaataatgttttctagctccatccattttcctacaaaattcaagctgtcgttatttttttctgctgtgtagtactccattgtgtaaatataccacattttccttatccattcttcagtcaggggcatttaggttgtttccaggttctggctatgacaaacaaagctactatgaacatagttaagcacatgtccttgtggtacgattgagtatcctttggatatatacccaaaagtggcattactgggtctagaggaaggttgtttcctaattttctgagaaatcaccacactaacatccaaagaggttttaccagcttgcattcccaccagcaatgcagaagtgttcccttttccccacaacctctccagcataagttgtcatcaatgtttttgatcttggccattctttcaggtgtaagatggactctcagagttgttttgatatgaATTTCTCAgaagactaaggatgttgaacatttccttaagtgtctttcagccattttagattcctctgttgagagttctctgtttaggtctgtactccattttttttattggattatgtgatcttttggtgtccaatttcttgagttctttgtatattttggagatcagacctctgtctgatgtggggttagtgaagatctttgcccattctgtaggctgtcattttgtcttgttgaccgggtcctttgctttacagaagcttttcagtttcaggaggtcccatttattaattgtttttctcagtgtctgcacTGCTGGGGTttatttaggaagtagttccctgtgccaatgcgttcaagtgtaattcccactttctcttctataaggttcagtgtggctatctttatgttgaggtctttgatccatttgggcttgagttttgtgcatggtgatagatatgggtctattttcatttttctgaatgttgatatccagttatgccagcaccacttgttaaataggctttctttttttccatttaatattttttgcttccttgtcaaagatcaggtgttcagagatgtgtgtagtggggagctgcgggcctgcttttcgtcctgcccggctcccgcatggttagctttatacccgaaataacaacacacgcattgtattcttttaaacactgcttggcccatttctattcatgtgtgtagcaccccaaggtgtgcttaccgggagattctagcctacatccatcctgggtcggagctttattgcgtctgccggggagaggggagcatggcgtctgctccagagagcagagctgttgagtctgagctcacttcctcttcctcccagcattctgttctatttactccacccacctatgttttaacctatgaggaccaagcagtttctttattacttaaccaatgaaatcaacagattgatatatgacactcccacatcagatgtgcagattgatatccgggtcttctatttggttctattggtcttcctgtctgttcttatgccaataccaggctgttttcagtactgtagctctgtagtagtttgaagtcagggattgtgatgcctcccgaagttcttttattgaacaggattgttttgactatcctagattttttgcttttccatatgaagttgagtaccattcttgaCAAGTCAAATTTTATTTGGTCAGTCATCAGTGGACTAGTTTTCCAGCACCTCTGCCGTGCACAAGTGCCCTGGCTTCTCCTTGCTCTAGGGTGTACTGTAGTGTCTACCTGTGCTGCCACTATCAAGCCCTGGCACTTCTAGAGTTAACATCCTCTTGTGTGCTTATAGGCCACTTGTGAActgttacctttttttttttttttttttttggtatctggagggaattccagtgagtactgaaatttgcCCGCGTTTAATTACCAATTGTTTTAAATACCCCTGAATGAACTGTTATCTTACTAACTTGCAaagattatgtgtatgtatgtatgtatgtatgtatatatgtatatatatatatatatatatatattctgtatgtACATCAGACATGTAACTTGCAAGTGCTTTCTCCCCTTATGTAGGTGTCTTTATATCTTTTGTGTGAATAGTTTTGGAGTCAAAACTTTCAGTTTTAATGAATCCAGTGTGTGTTTGTTGGGTTTTCTGCTTTGCTTTGGTGTCAAACCTAAGGCACCATTGCCCAATCACCATCATGCAGGCTTCCCCAACACAATCTTCCTTGTTCCCTTGTCTGGGCTCTGCTGGCTCAGATATCCTCTCATCTCCAGGGTGGAAACATCTACAGGCTTCCCCATCCAGTGAAGGAAGAGAGCTTGACAGGCGGATGGTAAGTTCAGAAGCCCTCATGACCCACTATGGCACTGCCCCTGGCAAGTCCTCTGGCTTCTTTGTACTGTCTTGGGTGAAGGAACCAGATGCCTCCAGCTCTGCAGAGGACACTTCAGCCCTTGGAAAGTCAAATATGgtcttacatttttattgtttagatGCGTTGTCAGTGGATTGGTGTCacatacaagaaacaaaacaaaaactaaaaagcaaaaacaacaaaagcagcagTCAGTGCTAGAGTCTCATTTTTCCATTCTTCCCCCACCTTTTCTACCCACAGCCATCAGCCAAATGGGGGTCCCACAGACTGGATGGAGTCAAAGAGTACTTTTGTGTGCAAGAATTGCAGCCAGATGTTTTACACTGAAAAAGGGCTGAGCAGCCACATGTGTTTCCACAGTGACCAGTGGCCATCACCTCGGGGGAAGCAGGAGCAGCAGGTGAAGGGGCAAGCTGTGACTTGTGTGGAACAGGGTTTGTCAGACTTTGGTGAATGGAGAAAGGAGCAGTGTCGTCCATCTCAGAGGTGTAAGGCAGCATTCTGGCAGGGTGATGGGGTGACCTGGGTGTCAGGACCATCTGTGCAGGCCCTTGCACCAGCCTCCCGGCCTTTCTGTGCCATCaggagccctggctgcccttTCTCTTAAAGCTGCCAACTCTCTATGCTCAAGTATTTGGCACTGTTTTCACAGAGGCCTGATGGGTATAGAGGCCTCCAGGAGCCACAGCCAGAACATGGCCTAGGTAGGTGCTTCTCCAGCTGTTGTTTCCTACCTTCTGTGGAAGTCCTGGGGAAAACCCCAAACC
This genomic window from Chionomys nivalis chromosome 2, mChiNiv1.1, whole genome shotgun sequence contains:
- the Znf541 gene encoding zinc finger protein 541 isoform X1 → MEQYNLGEEGALPSEGHLSSFSESQGLNCSDTLNRDLGPSTRDLLYAGLSALDLDPSLSTSDMPSEVLEDNLDTLSLYSGKDSDSVKLLEEYADSESQTSLQDLGLGALKVPKETDEGGRATGSTRKGKRQHSSPQNPLLDCSLCGKVFSSASSLSKHYLTHSQERKHVCKVCSKAFKRQDHLTGHMLTHQKTKPFVCIEQGCSKSYCDYRSLRRHYEVQHGVCILKEAPPEEEGYGDPTHNHDVANQPPPSGLRSLGPPEARSPGSVLPNRDLLRCIVSSIVHQKIPSPGPAVGPSDTEARSSACACPTSLGSSSCTPASAPVASGTLGSEVPEETHPPRKEPATEVFTAVQSRVSENDALDPSESELESESPRLQRPSSLEGWPESSSLPACLPLFRGHSVPSGSQPSSHNFQWLRNLPGCPKNKGSNVFMVHKPPPVPSREGSEGGPGPSSIPTTVEPSPSLGTSQEELLPLPPALLKAPGETSSDVRQAAGEDDGWAPKKSKSDCESFPWQSPTELGLQDTQNPGGLPSDATPLFRQLFMKSQESLVSHEQMQVLQMIAKSQRIFSHTQMATASAQRPGPENKQSALKPLQGPWPPQALPPVPTVDSFQIGPGHSEPEGSPVRRRKTMPAVSRETSPGGPRRDTKGGPKVASAPPSLTGPVLHPSRNPDSSSLAKGTLDLGDILPSAGSRQSQLGGDEPTGTQQVGKQGQGENALASGSMRGEKGPACPRGGGYRLFSGHPRAQRFSGFRKEKVKMDVCCAASPSQVAMASFASAGPLADPPRDMKSKLTIFNRIQGGNIYRLPHPVKEESLTGGCHQPNGGPTDWMESKSTFVCKNCSQMFYTEKGLSSHMCFHSDQWPSPRGKQEQQVKGQAVTCELRKAEGAGREEGAIDDVRGHCDGLWAQDVAILSILVSSGSGGPLVTPVILSSLLQGQEKDGEERDSKESSQYRKRKKRPQPKALFAPPAPSALGEPGPGGCHQSCLRSPVFLVDHLLKGLFQCSPYTPPPMLSPIREGSGLYFNTLCSTSRAGPHLISPMLDQVDGSLSICVVKDDTKISIEPHINVGNRFQAEIPELQERLLARVDENIASLVWKPWGDVMTNPETQDRVMELCNVACSSVMPGGGTNLELALHCLHEAQGSVQVALETLLLRGPQKPRTHPLADYRYTGSDIWTPMEKRLFKKAFCAHKKDFYLIHKTIQTKSVAQCVEYYYIWKKMVKFDCGRAPGLEKRGRRELDEVERTEDKITCSPRERPTHRPTPELKIKTKSYRRESILHSSPSAAPKRTPEPPGSVESQGVFPCRECERVFDKIKSRNAHMKRHRLQEHVEPVRVKWPVKPYPLKEEEEEEEEELGADMGPLQW
- the Znf541 gene encoding zinc finger protein 541 isoform X2: MEQYNLGEEGALPSEGHLSSFSESQGLNCSDTLNRDLGPSTRDLLYAGLSALDLDPSLSTSDMPSEVLEDNLDTLSLYSGKDSDSVKLLEEYADSESQTSLQDLGLGALKVPKETDEGGRATGSTRKGKRQHSSPQNPLLDCSLCGKVFSSASSLSKHYLTHSQERKHVCKVCSKAFKRQDHLTGHMLTHQKTKPFVCIEQGCSKSYCDYRSLRRHYEVQHGVCILKEAPPEEEGYGDPTHNHDVANQPPPSGLRSLGPPEARSPGSVLPNRDLLRCIVSSIVHQKIPSPGPAVGPSDTEARSSACACPTSLGSSSCTPASAPVASGTLGSEVPEETHPPRKEPATEVFTAVQSRVSENDALDPSESELESESPRLQRPSSLEGWPESSSLPACLPLFRGHSVPSGSQPSSHNFQWLRNLPGCPKNKGSNVFMVHKPPPVPSREGSEGGPGPSSIPTTVEPSPSLGTSQEELLPLPPALLKAPGETSSDVRQAAGEDDGWAPKKSKSDCESFPWQSPTELGLQDTQNPGGLPSDATPLFRQLFMKSQESLVSHEQMQVLQMIAKSQRIFSHTQMATASAQRPGPENKQSALKPLQGPWPPQALPPVPTVDSFQIGPGHSEPEGSPVRRRKTMPAVSRETSPGGPRRDTKGGPKVASAPPSLTGPVLHPSRNPDSSSLAKGTLDLGDILPSAGSRQSQLGGDEPTGTQQVGKQGQGENALASGSMRGEKGPACPRGGGYRLFSGHPRAQRFSGFRKEKVKMDVCCAASPSQVAMASFASAGPLADPPRDMKSKLTIFNRIQGGNIYRLPHPVKEESLTGGCHQPNGGPTDWMESKSTFVCKNCSQMFYTEKGLSSHMCFHSDQWPSPRGKQEQQGQEKDGEERDSKESSQYRKRKKRPQPKALFAPPAPSALGEPGPGGCHQSCLRSPVFLVDHLLKGLFQCSPYTPPPMLSPIREGSGLYFNTLCSTSRAGPHLISPMLDQVDGSLSICVVKDDTKISIEPHINVGNRFQAEIPELQERLLARVDENIASLVWKPWGDVMTNPETQDRVMELCNVACSSVMPGGGTNLELALHCLHEAQGSVQVALETLLLRGPQKPRTHPLADYRYTGSDIWTPMEKRLFKKAFCAHKKDFYLIHKTIQTKSVAQCVEYYYIWKKMVKFDCGRAPGLEKRGRRELDEVERTEDKITCSPRERPTHRPTPELKIKTKSYRRESILHSSPSAAPKRTPEPPGSVESQGVFPCRECERVFDKIKSRNAHMKRHRLQEHVEPVRVKWPVKPYPLKEEEEEEEEELGADMGPLQW